In Anomaloglossus baeobatrachus isolate aAnoBae1 chromosome 10, aAnoBae1.hap1, whole genome shotgun sequence, the genomic window TAAATCAAGGTTTCTTAAAATCATATATAAAATGCGCTGTTCCTATGAGAATTAGCGCATTGACTATTCAAACTGGCATTAGTAGGCTAGtctgccctctttccatgttatcacacccctatgaaatttggttttatttttctgattaGGGCTTAGATGAATGGGATAAAATGCCCAACAATCCACAATAAAATCTGAAACATGTGAACATACAGTGTACTACATAAAGCTATGTGACAAGTACAGATGAAGGGGCCACAAATCATAACATGATCACCATATCATAGGGATGGACTATGCTCACGGCTATGTTATACCTTTTCTGCAAATCATATGAATGATGGTATTATGTAAAATATACAAAGGTCGTCGTATGAAACCACCTAAATAAAATGAGCCCTCTGCGACTGGACATCCTGATATCATGTCTTGTAGCATAGCGGCATCACTAGTCCATAAGCTGGTCTATGATCAGTAAAGTATTATAACACGTGAACATTACCCATGTATCGCTCCTCCCGATCGCTGCACTCCTCTTCTTCATCAGGATAATCATTCCTCCAGTTGTTTTCTTCATTCTCATCATCCTCATCTTCATACACTTCATCCGGCTCATCATCTTCAGGCACCTGAGCACGCAACGTAGAAAGAAAAAACAAAGGTCAAAAAACAGTGACAATAATAATGACAACTAAAGGGAATTTGTTAATTTTGCTACTTTTATTAGAGCATAATCAACATATGTAATTGGAAAGATTAACTCCTCTCAATTAGCTCAGCCTGAGCAGCTCTTCCTCCACTCTGTTGAATCTGCTGACGAGGTGTAACTGGCAacacatgctgattgacagccaactCCCCGCAGGTAGGCAGCggagagccggctgtcaatcagaatGACATCACTAGAGACGCCgtcaacagagcagagtggaagagaagctGTTGCTCTGGCGGCGTGATGTCACTGGGAGCCGCAGAATTGCAGGTAAGAGaggtctgtgaccgctctgtgtCGGTAGAAATAAACactgggcagaacaggcaggtagttggcaACTGTTGATCTTTTTAACCATTCTTACAAAGAGTCTGTCACCTCGAAATACATTTATACCAGCACACAGTGCCATTGTAGGAGCCTAGAGACCTCACAGTGTCAGTGCGCCCACTTTCATCTCTCTTTACCGTCGCACAGGCTGCCTGCTACTGTGTAATCCTGTGTGGAGCGAGCATCCGCAGCAGATACAGTGAGATGGGAACACActtgtgcacaatgacagtgcatgcTCTCGGCTCCTGGAGTGTCAGTGCGTGCAGGACTGGAGACTGAATTCATGCAGCAATCCAAACTGAGCGCTGTCAATGAACATAAGGAAAGGTGTGGAAGATTGCAACTAACTGAGCAAAATGGTGATCTGGCCCTTGGTCCCGCCATGGTGGACTCCTTACTTACatataaaatctatttttttttaatatcaaaCAAAATAAGCAAAAGTTACAGCACATGTACGCATTTTATTGGGGCTAAGTCCCctttataaatataaaaataacttAAGTTTCAGGGGTGACTGActccctttaaggcctctttcacacgtccgttaaaaaccatgcacgtttttcatggacgtgtcaaaggtgcattttgtcctccatgagccgtgtttatggctcacgtgtgttttccgtgatgacacacggagaacggaaacctTCTGCTCACCTgcccctggcgtcgctgtctgtggtgctgatcttcggtctccggtcctgccgactccccgctgctgcagcttccggccgcagtgaagtgaatattcaatgagtggcagtcggcagcaagtgacagaagtggcagagacaggagggctggagaaggtgagtaaagatttttttttttttttaaagacacatgtcttctctccggtgtatGTCACACggcacacatccgtgtggtccatgtgtgttatgtgtgacacgtttgcgttccgtgtgacatccgtgatgccgtagagaaaacggacatgtcggcgtgagaaacatacGGCCACACCTAAGTACGgagcggacacacgttccatgcgcaagaagggaattttgttacttaccgtaaattccttttcttctagctcctattgggagacccagacgattgggtgtatagtactgcctccggaggccacacaaagcattacactaaaaagtgtaaggcccctccccttctggctatacacccccagtggaatcactggctcaccagttttagtgcaaaagcaagaaggaggaaagccaataactggtttaaacaaattcactccgaagtaacatcggagaactgaaaaccattcaacatgaacaacatgtgtacccgaaaaacaaccaaaaatcccgaaggacaacagggcgggtgctgggtctcccaataggagctagaagaaaaggaatttacggtaagtaacaaaattcccttcttcggcgctccattgggagacccagacgattgggacgtccaaaagctgtccctgggtgggtaaagaaatacctcatgttagagctgcaacgacagccctcccctacggggaggcaactgccgcctgcaggactcttctacctaggctggcatccgccgaagcataggtatgcacctgataatgtttggtgaaagtgtgcagactcgaccaggtagctgcctggcacacctgttgagccgtagcctggtgtcgtaatgcccaggacgcacccacggctctggtagaatgggccttcagccctgatggaaccggaagccccgcagaacggtaggcttcaagaattggttccttgatccatcgagccagggtggattttgcagcctgcgatcccttgcgctgaccagtgacaaggacaaagagtgcatccgagcggcgcaggggcgccgtgcgggaatgtagattctgggtgctctacaccagatccaacaatgcaaagccattacatatcgatgaaatggataaaaggaaggtaaggagatatcctgattgtgataaaaaagggataccaccttagggagaaactctgggatcggacgcagcactaccttatcttggtgaacaccaggaagggagctttggatgaccgcgctgctagttcggacactctccgaagagaggtgaccgctaccagaaaggccactttctgtgaaagtcgagaaagtgaaaacatccctcagaggctcgaagggcggctcctggagagcaattaataccctgtgcagatcccatgggtctaacggcctcttgtacggagggacaatgtgataacccccctgcaggaacgtgcgtacctgaggaagtcgtactaggcgcttctgaaaaaataccgacagcgctgcgacttgtcctttaagggagccgagcgacaaaccttttcccaatccagatgcaggaagggaggaaaaaggagacaatgcaaatggccagggagacactcccgaagcagagcaccaagataagaataacttccacgtcttgtggtagatcttggcagacgtcggcttcctagcccgtctcatggtggcaatgacgtcttgagataatcctgaagacgctaggatctcggactcgatggccatacagtcaggatcagggccgtagaattcagtggaaaaaacggcccttgggacagtaagtctggccggtctgagagtgcccacggttggccgaccgtgagatgccacagatccgggaaccacgacctcctcggccagtctgggacgacgaggatggcgcggcggcaagcggagctgagcttgcgtagcactctgggcaacagtgccagaggtggaaacacatagggtagctggaactgcgaccaatcctgaactagggcgcctgccgccagagctctttgctcgtgagaccgcgccatgaaaatcgggaccttgttgttgtgccgagacgccattaggtcgacgtccggcatcccccagctgctacagatttcctgacaccattctgggtacagaggccattcccctgcgtccatgcccaggcgactgaggaagtctgcttcccaattttctacgcccgggatgtgaactgcggatatggtggatgctctgtcccccacccacgtcagaatccgccggattgcctggtaggcttggcgatgcgtgttccgccttggtgggcgatgtctgccaccgctgtggaattgtccgactgaattcggatccgttttccttccagccactgctggaaggcttgcagggcaagatacactgcccagatttccagaacattgatctgaaggatggactcctctgaagagagtccttgaccgtctgagaagggaaacgttcctgtctagggacgtcgactccccaacccattggcaaagcatgtcccattgaagtggacgcagatgaaactgcgcgaaagtgactgcctctgcatgaggcgtcttaaggggtgtgactggccttgaaggagagactgcacccccgtctgtagtgaacgctgcttgtccagcggaagcttcactatcgctgagggagtgtgaaactccatgcccagatatgtcagcgattgggtcggtgcccgatgtaaccttgaaaagttgatgatccccccgaaactctggagagtctccagcgccccgttcaggctgtgttggcatgcctcttgagagggtgccttgacaagtggatcgtcccagtaaggatcacagagtgaccctgagagtgcaggactgctcccactgctgccctgaacttggtgaaaacccgtagggctgtcgccagaccgaagggcagggctacgcactgaagatgctcgtcttcaataacgaaacgtagcaaacgctggtgctctggagcaatcggcacgtggagataagcatcctgatatctattgatgctaggaaatctccttgagacattgaggcaatgacggagcggagggttacatccggaaccgcctggccttcacgtgcttggtgagcagttttaggtccagaacggaacggaaagagccacccttttttggcaccccaatcagattggaggaaaaaaccgtgtcttgttcctgaagaggaacagggattaccactccttctgcctgcagaagagcatcggctcggtgggggggggggggaatgtcctgtacacgtgagacacaatgtctctcacccaccggtctgtgacctgcggcagctaaatgtcgccaagcgggagagtctgccaccaaccgcggatgcggagagagagagctgaagtcatgaggagaccgccttggtagcggttcctcctgcagccttccttgggcgtgattgagcccggccggaatttgagcccctctgagcattttgagcccttttggacgaggacaattgggacctgcccgagcctgggaaggaccgaaacctcgactgtccccccaggacagcattactagggtaagtcgcaatgcagacattgcgaggttaaggacaccacctgcggcacagatgtacatgtgctcaagaccagctgcgcaagaccagctgaaaaagcttagagtgcccatacggctgcgaatgccggagcaaccgacacgctgatagcttcacagacagatttcaaccagaggtccatctgtctgtcaatggcatctttaagtgacgtcccatctccactgcaactatggatctagccgcaagcctggagattgggggatccacctttggaccctgggtccagcgctttaccacgtcagggggaagggataacgtgtatccttaatacatttggagaaaacgcttatctggtaagcgtggtgtttctgaactgcttctctgaagtcagtgtggccagaaaagtactcaatatacgcatgagatactgaaaaaggatttttcctgctgtaaagctgactcctcccctgggggagctgagggagcaatatccaacattccattgatggacgctataagatcattcactatggcgtcaccatccggtgtatccggattgagagcggtgtcaggaccaaagccctgatcagctacgtctgcctcatcatacagagagtcctcccgctgggaccttgaccagtgatgaagccgagtgccgcacccagcgagccagcttaggctgtctgggactgccgtccgtgtcagagccttcaccctggaatgcctgggaccccccccggagcactgattatgttccaaatgagggtggccagggagcattaatcaagattgcccatggcctgtctggactgcaaagtctctatcccatgacaatctatcagccgaaactgcaactccgtcactgtccctggacagggttcacaggtggttcctttggccacctctagtagagaccccggctgaccaagtgctacaggggtgcATTGCACACaattgggggtcagtggaacctgccggtggaacagtatcacatgcaggaaaagcagcatagaaagcctgtgttgcttttttgctgctgtattctagccatctatgcaatgtatagcatacaagcataaacacttcagcacatgcaatacaagcagcatagaaagcctgtgccttggcacccttgcttttttgctgctgttgtccagccatctaggagaatatagccaagagtagcgaccgtacagtgcaatgtatagcatacaagcataagtacaaatgaacacttcagcacatgcaatacaagcagcctataaagcctgtgccttggcgcccatgcttttttgctgctgttgtccagccctctaggagaatatagccaagagtagcgaccgtacagtgcaatgtatagcatacaagcataagtacaaatgaacacttcagcacatgcaatacaagcagcatagaaaacctgtgccttggcacccatgctttttgctgctgctgtccagccctctaggagaatatagccaagagtagcgaccgtacagtgcaatgtatagcatacaagcataagtacaaatgaacacttcagcgcatgcaatacaagcagcctagaaaaactgtgccttagcacccttgcttttttgctgctgttatctcgccatctaggagggcatatagccaaagatagcgaccgtacagtgcagtgtatagcatacaagcataaaatacaaatggacacttcggtatttagtggggtcagcacttcaggtgctgcttaccgcccgcctataacgcgggtgtgtggtcgccagagccctgtgagtggttgcccagagcatgtctccgttccccagctcggactgcgtgcaggaatggctgccggcgtccttctccagctcgtgtgacgaggggcgggccgtgggcgtgccccagacaagagcgggaaactggcgtcccactgtgtccagtgaagggggctggagaatgcaaagcagactccagccctcggcgctgactgtctgtacagcgtcccgcctcacccctgactggcagggctggaggcgggaacgaaacgaaaactaggccgcaaaggcggggactcgagtaataagcgcggccgtccatgtgcacggccagcgcggaagtccccggcgcaccacaagtcccagccgcgccacaatgtaaaaaaacacccagcagcggccggcgcggcagttcccaatacataaagtcactcagcaaagctgtagtgaacaatagcacgagcgctccgcgctgttgcccccggcgcactaacactcccagcaatgctggtgtgtgtgtgcgcgcttgcccggggacacagagtaccttaatgtagcagggcctgtccctgacgatactcagctccatatccagcaggttctctgggtctgtggatggagcccggtctcagtgcctggagacctgtaagatcccacttcgcccagagccctgaggggggatggggaaggaaaacagcatgtgggctccagcctccgtacccgcaatgggtacctcaaccttaacaaacacccgacaaaagtggggtgagaagggagcatgctgggggccctagtatgggccctcttttcttccatccgacatagtcagcagctgctgctgactaaacagtggagctatgcgtggatgtctgacctccttcgcacaaagcagaaaactggtgagccagtgatcccactgggggtgtatagccagaaggggaggggccttacactttttagtgtaatgctttgtgtggcctccggaggcagtactatacacccaatcgtctgggtctcccaatggagcgccgaagaaatacttacgtgtgtccaaaatcataggaatacctaggtttaacgtgtgtacgtgtctccggtacgtgagaaaactgccaaacacgtaccagagacacgtacatgtgaaaggggcctgaaaggaatctgtcagcatatATTTGCCatgtaatccgagagcagcataagtTAAGACAGAAACCTCAGGAACGTATTTAGGTAGGGAGGGGTGGAGAGGGGCAAGAGGCACCCAGGGCAGTTGCCCCGGAGCAGGCCGCTTGATGCGGTTGTCTGAGGCGTCTCCCAGGTGGCTGCATTTGTGAAAAGCTCATCTTACCAGATCCTGTTCATAGTAGTATGGCTGGACAGTGAGAATGTCCTGGATCCAGTTATTTGGAGAGGACTCCGCATAGTAAATGTCATATACAAACTCATCCGGGTTCTCTCTGTGCTCCGAGCCGTGCCCTTCCTGAGACACGGCCAGCCGTTCCCGAATCATCATCATGGAATTACACATGATGGTTTCTGGATCAGAGGCCTTCAGaacaagaaaaagaaaaggaaTGTTTCAGGTTATCCATTTTTTTTAACACtcatatatacatgtttatttcctttgtgtgcattggaacaacacaaaaacaaaacagaaaaataagGCAActtggacagaatttcacacatAACCCCGAAAATGGAtacgacaaaattgttgccacctttcctaACTGGTGAGTAAACAActtttatttcaagcatgtgatgctcagttagactcacctgtggcaagtaataggCGTGAACAAtataaaatcacacctgaaaccagataaaaaaaggcAGAAGTTTACTCAAACTTTGCATAGTGTGTGccatactaagcatggagaacaaaaagaggagaaaaatgtctgtctgaggacttgagaaccaaaattgtggaaaaatatcaagaatctcaaggttacaagtccatcttcagagatgTTGATGTTCCTTtgaccatggtgcacaacatactgaagacgtttacaacccatagTACTTTAGCTAATCTACCTGTGTAGATAAATAAAGCAGGACAAATCTACCAAGAGAAAATCAGATATAGTTACCTGAAAGGAGCGAACAGAGAAAGGCAGGAGAGCAGCATatgacccgacggccgtttcggtatGGAAACCTTCGTTATGGGGCGGTTAGCGAACAGGATATATTTAATATAGATTCTGATTGCAATATTGTTTGCTTCTCCTAccgttttgtgagtagtgcatgtaaAATCTAGATGAAAGATTTAATCACAGGGTATTTTGTCACCCAGGGGAAAAACATTGGACTGAACATTTCATGATCTGAGCCAACAGCCTCACAGGTGAGGATTACTAGGTGGAGCTTGTATCAGCCATACTCTGGAGCAAGGATGAAGTTAAAGGGGTTCTCCGGTGAAACAAGTTATCACCTGTCCACAATACAGGTGACAACTTAATGATTGAGGACAGAGGGGGGTTCGACTGCCAGGACCTCCACAAATACGCAGAATAAGGAACCTTTACCACAGTTACAATGGAGTGGTAGTGCGCATGTGCAAACACTGCTCCATTAATTCCCTGTGGGTCTGCGGGTGATACACTCAGCTTTTTCTGGCAGCACTCAAGGGAAAGAATGATGGAGGGGTTGGGTGTCTGATCTGCTGTGCCATTTTGTAACAGAGAAATAAATATCCCAAAAttgttagtgcatgccctcatcatcatctcccacctagagtactgcaacatcctcctctgtgtactccctgctaATACTCTTGCACCTCTCAAATTCGTCCTGAACTCTGCAGCCGGAATAATCCACGTCCCTCTTTGCTACTCCTCCACTTCTCTTCTCTGCAAATCCTTTCATTGGTTCCCAATTCACCAACTAATGTAGCTCAAATGACTAACACTGACCATAATCTGTGTCCTCTGTATATCTCTCAATACATTCAAACAAGTAATCCCTGGTCCTCCCAAGACCACCTTCATTTTTCCACACTTGTCCTTTCCTCACTCAATCGCCTGTAAGACTTCTCCCAAGTATCCCTCATACTCTTGATATTCTCCGCCACAACAAGTCGGATGATTCACCACATTTGGAACTTTCAGACGATACCTGAAAATGAATTTCTTCAAGAAAGCTACAACCTGCAATGACCCTGCTGCCATAACCCCTCCAATCTACCGTGCCCTTATCCACAATCCTGTAGAATAAGTCTGCAAGGGCAGATTCCTCTCCCCTCTTTCAATGTAATTTATATTTTGTATGtaaaccccttttcacatgtacagtTCCAtgagaatcaatggtgctctaaaaagaaataataataatggtCTTCACTCTAGTGGCGCtatgctgcaataccagacatgacCCATGGACAGATAATGGCAATCCTATACTGAGGATTATTGTATGGATAAATAACCAATAtgtaagtcctggacaacccctttaatttcatgATGGATAACGAGAAGTGTTATAGGTGGCTGGAGCTCCTAGTGATGCCCTGTGTGACAATCAATATACCAACATATCCGCTTCATAGTAACATCACAACGCGCCACTGTTCACCCTCCTGCCCTCACATACCTTTACATCACCAGTTTCTTTCTCTGATTCCTCTTGCTCAATATCAAAAACTTGGAATTTCTCATCCTTTGAGCCCCTGGAGACCGTTTCATCTTTTTTGGAGGCTTCTGCTGTTTCTGGCACATATTCCTGCACAGGGCTGGTAGGTTGGTTCTCATCAGGCTTGCAGTCTTCCTCCTTTTCACATTTTGGTCTAAGGCTGGAGACTAA contains:
- the SLC7A6OS gene encoding putative RNA polymerase II nuclear localization protein SLC7A6OS, encoding MEAAVLRVKRKRGGEPAGALIISCKRPRAEERSPAAEHGSEGAGSVRTQVFKLAATVSSQNETLQKYVQEAISRDRDTRVHCPLIGNLQQIQKDLRASREAERQASRYRLVSSLRPKCEKEEDCKPDENQPTSPVQEYVPETAEASKKDETVSRGSKDEKFQVFDIEQEESEKETGDVKASDPETIMCNSMMMIRERLAVSQEGHGSEHRENPDEFVYDIYYAESSPNNWIQDILTVQPYYYEQDLVPEDDEPDEVYEDEDDENEENNWRNDYPDEEEECSDREERYMGYYEDSD